A stretch of the Pseudorasbora parva isolate DD20220531a chromosome 13, ASM2467924v1, whole genome shotgun sequence genome encodes the following:
- the serpind1 gene encoding heparin cofactor 2, translated as MWLFQVIVVASVLSSPALAGVKDLSSHFVGAEKEKLVDARGLSPDGGNTDMESIPLDFHRENTVTNDLPLEGLDDEDYIDFDKVLEEDDYSEGDHIDEISTPAPDLDLFSEPGDPKIRRARLLRLFHGQTRLQRINVVNGRFGFRLYRKLRNRLNQTDNILLAPVGISIAMGMMSLGAGPTTHEQLFQTLGFDEFVNASTHYDNSTVHKLFRKLTHRLFRRNFGYTLRSVNDLYVKRNVRVEEAFRADAKTYYFAEPQSVDFADPAFLVKANQRIQKITKGLIKEPLKSVDPNMAVMLLNYLYFKGTWEQKFPKELTHYRQFRVNEKKQVRVPMMQNKGSYLAAADHELNCDILQLPYAGNISMLIAVPQKLSGMRSLEQEISPTLINKWLNNMTNRTREVVFPRFKLEQNYDLIDHLKEMGLTDPFTEKGDFSPMTSEKVIINWFKHQGTITVNEEGTEAAAMTHIGFMPLSTQTRFVVDRPFLFLIYEHRTGCVVFMGRVVDPSQS; from the exons ATGTGGCTCTTTCAAGTTATAGTTGTCGCCTCTGTCTTGAGCAGCCCTGCTCTGGCTGGGGTCAAAGATCTTAGTTCACACTTTGTTGGAGCTGAGAAGGAAAAGTTGGTGGATGCCCGTGGACTTTCTCCAGATGGAGGGAACACAGACATGGAGTCAATCCCGTTGGATTTCCATCGGGAGAACACAGTCACGAACGACCTTCCTCTGGAGGGGTTGGACGACGAAGACTACATCGACTTCGATAAAGTTTTGGAGGAGGATGACTACAGCGAAGGCGATCATATAGATGAGATTTCGACCCCCGCTCCTGATCTTGACCTCTTTTCTGAGCCTGGAGATCCCAAAATACGCAGAGCACGTCTGTTGCGGCTCTTCCACGGGCAAACGCGCCTGCAGCGCATCAATGTCGTCAACGGCCGCTTCGGGTTTCGGCTTTATCGGAAACTGCGCAATCGACTCAACCAGACGGACAACATTCTGCTTGCTCCTGTCGGGATCTCCATCGCAATGGGAATGATGTCTCTGGGAGCCGGCCCAACCACTCACGAACAACTCTTCCAAACTCTGGGATTTGACGAATTCGTCAACGCCAGCACACATTACGATAACTCGACCGTGCACAAGCTGTTCCGCAAACTCACACACAGGCTCTTCAGACGAAACTTCGGCTACACCTTACGCTCGGTCAACGACCTGTATGTGAAACGCAACGTCCGCGTAGAGGAGGCTTTCCGTGCCGACGCAAAGACGTACTACTTTGCCGAGCCGCAGTCTGTTGATTTTGCCGACCCGGCGTTTCTAGTGAAGGCCAACCAGCGCATTCAGAAAATCACCAAAGGTCTGATAAAGGAACCGCTGAAGAGCGTCGACCCAAACATGGCAGTGATGCTCCTGAACTACCTCTACTTCAAAG GTACGTGGGAGCAGAAGTTCCCGAAGGAACTGACACACTACCGGCAATTCCGTGTCAATGAGAAGAAACAGGTGCGCGTTCCCATGATGCAGAACAAAGGAAGTTACCTGGCGGCGGCCGACCACGAGCTCAACTGCGATATACTGCAGCTGCCCTACGCCGGAAACATCAGCATGCTCATCGCCGTTCCTCAGAAACTTTCGGGAATGAGATCCCTGGAGCAGGAGATCTCCCCAACCCTGATCAACAAGTGGCTTAACAACATGACCAACAG GACTCGTGAGGTGGTTTTCCCTCGGTTTAAGCTGGAGCAGAACTATGACTTGATTGACCACCTGAAGGAAATGGGCCTGACGGATCCATTCACGGAAAAGGGCGACTTTTCCCCGATGACCTCCGAGAAGGTCATCATCAACTGG TTTAAGCATCAGGGCACCATTACAGTGAATGAGGAGGGCACAGAGGCGGCAGCGATGACACACATCGGATTCATGCCGTTATCCACACAGACACGCTTTGTCGTGGACCGGCCCTTCCTCTTCCTCATCTACGAGCATCGCACAGGCTGCGTTGTGTTCATGGGACGTGTGGTAGACCCTTCACAGAGCtaa